One candidate division KSB1 bacterium genomic window, TAATTGTGGCAGCAGATTTTGATCCCACTAAAAAGGGAGGAAGAGAGGGGGTTTATGATAGTGTGTTAGCTCTTGCAGAGACTCTTAAGGATCTTCCTCTTTGGATAAAGATAAATGCTATTCGTCGTGATTGGGGCTCTGACATTACCGGTGATTTGCACAAGCTAAAATTTTCTGTTTTTGCCGATCTTAAATTGTCAGATATACAGGAGACGATGAAGCACGATGCAGCCTTTCTCGTAAAATCCAGCCCAGAGATGATTACCCTTAATTGCGCAACCTCAAGCAGAAAAGCTCTGAAAGAGTTTGGTAACACGGTTGCAGGAATTACAAAAGTAGTTGTTCAAAAAATTCTTGAAAGCAAAACCTGGTTAGCCTGGTAGCCGTATCCAACGAAGTTAAAGCAAATGCAGATACCGCGAGTGCCGTGAAAGTGACGCCAATATGAAGGGGAATACCCAGGCTTGAAATAAATTTACCGACACTCTCAGCGAATAATGTTATAGGACCGCCGCCGCCGGGACCTATATAACTTTGATACATTTCCGTTGTTAACACTGCAGCCGCAATCAATGAGACCACTGCCAACATAGCCTCAATTAACATACCTCCATAAGCAACTACCTTGGCATCAGATTCCTTATCTAATTGCTTCGATGTTGTCCCCGAAGCGACCATGGAATGGAATCCCGATACTGCGCCACAAGCTACCGTTACAAAAAGTAAAGGAAACATAAAGCCAATGCTTGTTTTGAAAGAGGTTAACGGGGCCAGGTGAACTTCAGGATTCGCAACTAGGATTCCAATACCTGCTCCTAAAATCAACATATATAATAAAAAGGAATTTAGATAGTCCCTGGGTTGGAGCAGAACCCATACAGGTGTTACAGACGCCACAAAAATATAACCTAACAGGATTATCGTCCAGGTTGTTACGGATAATTTTAAAGGGAAAATGATCCCCAGGGCAATGCATCCCAAAAGCAAGAGTACACCTAAAATTGAAGCCGGCCCAATGGGTAAATTCCACTTATAAATAGCAACACCGAAAAAAACCGCCAAACCAAGAAATAACATTGATGCAGTTGCAGATTCCGGCACATTGCTGAATGTTCTAGCTACCAAAATCGTGAACACAGCAATGACCAAAATTAAAGTGGCCCATGCAAAAATCAGGAATAGTTTTTTACCTAGATCGCCGATGTATTGATGAATGATTTCACCGATAGATTTACTTTTATGACGAACTGAAGCCATGATCGAAGCAAAATCATGAACACCGCCAATAAAAATTGAACCGAAAATAATCCATAAAAAAACCGGGATCCAACCGAATACTGCAGCAAAAATAGGTCCGACAATAGGGCTTGCACCTGCAATTGAGGCGAAATGGTGCCCCAAAAGAACCGGCGCTTTTGCAGGAACATAATCGACGCCATCTGTCATAGTATGTGCAGGCGTTGGTCTATCCGGATCAACTTTCAGCCGTTTAACTAAAAACCGGCCATACCATACATAAGCGGGAACCAGGCAAGCCAATGCCATCAGCATCATGTATAGAGCTTTCATAATCAAATCTCCTGTTTGGTTAATTCAGTCTTCTCAAATTCCGATATTTTTTCCAGTAAACTTAAGAAATCTTTGCTTCTTCGATTTGAGTAAATGGAAGAAGTTGGGAGGTGATAACAGATCATCATGGTTTCATACCATCCATTAATGCCAAATTTCAACCAATAGGATTTAGAATACTTTTTCACCATTTGTTCAAAATTCAAAGGAAGCCATTTTTCTTCCAACAAAAGAACCAGGGCGAATCTCGATCTCATGTGGCGTTCCTCAGATGAAGTCTTTGTTTTAGCCCACTCTTCTAACCAGGAAAAATGATTACTCAAAAGTTCCTGCGTTGGGGTTGAAGTTTCACTTTGAATGACCAGGTAGTCGTTTAAATGAGATTCATCGACTATCAATTTTTTACTGATGGCATAATGTTGGAGTTTTTGTTTGGATTGTGCAAGTAACTCATTTTTTCGACCGTTAAGAAAAATATCTTTTTGAACATCATAATATCCCGAAAGGATTTGTGCTAATTTTGCAATCACGATATTGGTTTTGTGATTTGATTTTTTCAAAAAGTCCCTATCCTGATTATAGTATTCTTTATGATGGTTTTAATAAATTTCAGTTATTCTATATTTCAGGTTTTGACTTAAGTCTCTCATAAATTATTCGCATACCATCTAGAGTCAGATTCGGCTCGAATTGTTTAATCACTTTTGTTTTCTGTAAAATCACTGAGGCCAGTCCGCCCGTAGCAATGACCTGTACTTCTTTATCTGACTTAAGCTCTTCTGACAATCTCCTGGCCAGGCCATTTACCATTTCAACCGCACCATACATAATGCCTGATTGCATACTGGTTTCGGTGTTTGTACCAAGAATTTTTTCAGGAAACCTTAGTTCAACTTCAAATAATTTTGCCGCGCGTCTCCATAAATCCATTGCGGAAGTTTCAACCCCGGGAGCGATTACGCCTCCCAAATAATCGCCATTTTCTGCGATGACGTCAAAAGTGGTTGCAGTGCCAAAATCTACGATGATAAGCGGTCCGCCATATTTTTCAAAACCACTGATTGCATTGCAAAGACGATCCGCTCCAACAGCATGAGGATCATTGTAATGAATTTGTATACCTAAATCAAGATCGCTTGAGATAATGATCGGTGAAAAATGCAGGTAATTCTCCACCATGCGGGCATAAACTTGTGTCGTTTCAGGGACTACCGATGTGATAACTACATCAATGATATTTTCAACCGGAATTCTGCCAGAGTCACACAACATTTTAACCGCAATCCAGCTTTCATCCTCTGTGCGTGTAACGGATGTACTTAACCGCCAATTAATAATTAATTCTTTATGTTTAAAAACCGCTAAAACCGTGTGTGTATTCCCGACATCAATTGTTAGTAAAAGATCATCCATATTTTATAGTACCAAACTACCGTTATAAAAGATTTGTTCTTTTCCATTGCAATTCAATATAAGTCCGCCATTTTCATCGATATCTGTGGCAATACCAACTTTTTTCATCCTTCCATCGATTAATGTAACTGACTGGCCTAAAAATGTAGCAAATTTTTTCCAATCTTCCAACATATCCTTAAATTTCTTCAATTTTAGCAGTGTATAATTAGCATCCAATTTTTCTATTATTCTTTGTAATAACTTCATTCTATCAATATCCTCGCCATGTTCGATCCGTAATGAAGTGGCATTCACACCCGCTTCTTCATTAAATTCATCTTGATTCTGATTCACATTGATGCCAATGCCAAGTATTGCCTGGGCCAATAAATTCTTCTCAGATTTAGTATCAGTAAGGATCCCGCAAAATTTTGAACCCTTTAAAAGAACATCATTGGGCCATTTTATTTGAGGAGATAATTGAAACAAATCTTTTACAACCTGGGCCACTGCTGTTGCTGCACAAAAAGTTACCAAAAAAGCTTTTGGAAGCTCAAGGAATCTCGGCGCCAAATAGATTGATAACCACAGTCCCTTACCCTTTGAGGACTGCCAAGTTCTGTTGAATCGTCCACGCCCGGCGGTTTGTTCTTCAGCAAGAACGATTGTGCCTTCTGGTATTCTATTTTGATCACTTGTCTTTGATTCTTGAATTAACTTTAGCAATATGTCATTTGTTGAAGTGACTGAATCGAATTGATAAATCTGTTTCCCTATGCATTGGAGCTTTGAATTTAGGTGGATTTTCTCCATTATCCCGAAAGCTCGCCGGGAGTATAAAGATTATCATCAGTTCCCTTTGATGAATTTCCTTTATAAGCTTCTTCTTCTGCTTCTTCAATCATTTGATCAAATTCTTCTCCTGCTTCTTCTCCCATTTCTTTACCCATTTTTTTCATTAAATCTATCATAGATTTTGGATCATTCTCATCAAGACCCCGCCATTTAGAGGGATCAGCAAGGCTTTCCATACGAGCATCTTCTGATTTTGGTGAAGCAAACCTGGATAATAATTTTTTAAGGTTTGTGTTATTACAACTCGGACAATGAAAACTCTCAGGTTGATCGTTGATCCTCATGAGGACGCTAATTTGTTTACTGCAGTCCTGACAGCGAAATTCATAGATGGGCATATTGTTTCCTTATTTATTTAGAAGTTAATTCAATCAATACCAGACCTTTATCTATAGCATCACCCTTTTTCACAAGGATCTTACTGACTTTTCCTTTCCCTGGAGATTTAATTTCATTTTCCATTTTCATTGCTTCCATGATTATCAGACCATCTCCTTTATTTACTTCTTGATCAATTTCAACTACAATATCCAATACCAGTCCCGGTATCGGGGCACGAACAATCATTACCCCGGAATCATGGCTTTCATCTTTGCCAATTGTTTTCTTCAGTAATTGTCTCTCGTCATTCAACTCAACTTCCAGGGTTTCATGATTCACGGAGACCTTATAACTGCTTTCACTATTTTTTTCAACCCAAACCCGGTATTGCTTTCCAGACAAAACCAGAGAATACAAGCCCGAAGGATGTATCTTCTCAAAATCAAACTGAACGGGTTTCCCATCATGAAGTAACTGTAATTTTGAATACTGATTTTGAACATTCAGATGGTATCGCTTTCCGGCAATTTCAACCTGGTATTTCATGGTTTACTAAAACCCTCCAATCGACCAATCCTTCTCCAATTTTCCATATTTCTTTGAGTAGAACTTCTCATCTTCCTCTGGCCATTTTCCTGATTGGTTGAATGGAATAAGGATGACGAAACTGCACCAGCAAAGTGAATGGTTTCATCACCATCTTTTAAATCCATAATATTTTCTTGCTCGACAAACTGAGTGGTAATTTCACCCATTTTGAATTTTTCGTTATCCATTAGTTCAATAAAATAAGGAATACAAGTATCAACGCCAAACACCTGGTATTCTTTTAATGCTCGTTTCATCCGGTCAATTGCATCATTTCTTGTCTTCCCCCAGACAATTAATTTTGCCATCAAAGGATCATAGTAAGGGTATATTTGAGCACCGCCATAGATTCCGGAATCACATCGAACTCCAAATCCATCAGGCTCGAATAGATATTCTATTTTTCCGGTTGATGGCATGAAATTATTCCTTGGATCCTCTGAACAGATTCGACACTCGATGGCATGGCCATTCGCAGTGACATCTTTTTGAATAATTTCCAACTTATCGCCATTCGCGATTTTTAACTGTTCTTTTACCAGGTCTATTCCCGTTATTGCTTCCGTTACAGGGTGTTCAACCTGAAGCCTGGTATTCATTTCCAGAAAATAATAATTCCACTCCGCATCGACTAGGAACTCAATGGTACCTGCATTTTCATAGTTAGCAGCCTTTGCCAATTCGATTGCAGATTCACCCATTTTTTCTCGCAATTCAGAAGTTAAACCTACGCATGGTGACTCTTCCACTAATTTCTGGTGTCGACGCTGAATGGAACATTCCCTTTCCAACAAGTGAATCGTATTGCCATGGCTGTCAGCAATTATTTGAAACTCAATGTGCCTAGGCTTTACAAGATATTTTTCCAGGTAAATTCGATCATCTCCAAATGCGGAACGGGCTTCATTCTGCGAGCCTCGAAATGCGCTTTGAAATTCGGATTTTTCGTTTACAATCCGCATACCTTTACCGCCACCTCCGGCTGCGGCTTTTAACAAAACCGGGAATCCAAGTTTTTTTGCAATTTCATTTGCAGCTTCAAGATCCACAATGGGTTCAATTGTTCCGGGAATAGTTGGCACCCCCAACTCTTTTGCAAGAATACGAGCCTTTGTCTTGTCACCCATCAGCTCAATTGATTTTGATTTCGGACCAATGAACTTTATCCCTGCTTGTTCAACACTTCTGGCAAATACGGCATTTTCTGCCAAAAACCCATAGCCGGGATGTATGGCATCGACACCCGACTCCTTTGCAATTTTTAAAATCCGATCTTGTTTGAGATATGATTCTGACGACTGTGCCTTTCCGACTAAGTAGGCTTCTTCTGCGAGTTGAACATGAAGGCTTGTACGATCTGGTTCCGAATAAATCACGACGGCTTCTATTCCAAGTTCATGACATGCTCGGATAATTCGGACTGCAATTTCTCCCCGGTTAGCGATAAGAACTTTTTTAAACATTTAACAACTAAAATCTTTATTCAAAAAACTATTTTAACTCTTTTTAGTAACAATTTAGGTGTTTAGACTGTAGGCTTTAAGGTTGTTAGGTTTTGCATATTACTCTAATTAAAGCGCCTAAGAACTTTTCAGTTTCTACAATTTTCGACCCGTTATTATTATCATACTCTTTGAAGTATCCCAGCCGTTTGGCAAGGCTAAACTGATAATGTAATTCCCTTAACAATCCAATAGCGATCCCGGCCATCCGGCACGAAGAAAACCTTTTGTTGCTTGATAGATTATCAATGCCAATTCGTCGGCTAACTCAAAAGCTCGAAACTTCGTATGATCTCGCATATGTGTTCCTACTACAGCCTAAAAAGCTACAGCCTTTCTACCTGAATAGTTAACTCTTTTTAATAATCCGGATGGCTTGTTTTTCCGATTCACAAATATTTAAAACTCGAGTTAATTGTGCGATCTCAATTAACTTTTTGACCTGCTGTTTTAGATTTATGATTACAAAAATTCCTTTGTTATGAACGGCTTGCCGATGGCCAAAAAGCAGAGCGCCTAAACCTGAACTATCCATGTATTCAACATTCTGCAAATCAATAATGATATTGGGTGAATCCTGGACAATCGAAGCCAATAACTCCTTTTTAAAATCAGGCGCAAGATTCGAATCAACTCTTGTTTCTAAAGCCTGGACTAAAACGATATTATTATCCTGATGTTTATATAGTTTCATTTTATCTTAATTTTTTCACATTGATTATCTTAATGGGAATTGTACAACTTCAAAATCAGAAAATCAAGGTAATTAATTCTGAAATCATCCTGAAAAATAATAGAAGACTTAAACACCGATAAATCTTAAAACCAACTTTCCTATCAACCTCCTTAACATATTGTTTACCATAGAATTACGAAAAATAGAATTGAAGTTTAAAAGTGGAGATAGAAAAAAAGTCGGTTTTTATCGCAACATTTTTTAAAACATCGACAATATTTTATTGAGAATCAACAAAACAGGATAGATAAGTAGAATTAACATCAACCAACCAACCCATTTAAATGATTGTCTGGCTTGAGGAAATTCATATTGGCAAAAAGGACAAATAGCACTTGCAGCATCAACTTCCATCGCACAACCCGGGCATTCTATTTTTCTTGACATGATTGAAAATGAGTAATTTCCAAGAAACTTGAAGTTTCTCATATAAAATTAGGTTCGTCGCTTTTACGAATCTCTGCCAATATTCAGCTACTAAAGATATAAAAACATAATTACTGTAACCTATTAAAATTGTACTTATCAATATTATTAAACCTCCCCTAACCCCTCCTTAAACAAGGAGGGGAAATTCCTCCCCTTGATATGCTTGATAAGGGGTGGTTAAGAGGGGTAATTTAGATAAACAAACCGTGGACCTAAATTTTTATGCACGTTATAAGCTGCATCAACAATTTCTTTTGCTGTTAATTCTTCTTCATTACTTGGAATATATTCATTCATAGTTTTATCCTTTTGGTCTTAGAGACTTTGAGGCTGAATGGTTACTGATGTCATTCGATTAAATTAATTTTAATCTGAGCACTTAGATTTATGAATTGCGTAAATGCTTATTCATCTCAAATCTTAATAAGACTCCATCGCCCTCTATGCCAGATGTAGGCAAATATAGATGCTCTCAATACGACCACAAAAAATATATTGGCAAACATGCCAAATAGCCCATAACCCAGGTAAATGCCAAAGAACCAATTAAGAGGAAGCGAAAGCCCCCATTGGACTAAGAAAGCGACAATCATAACAATTCTTGTTGCGCCTGCCCCGAGCAATGAGAAACTTAATATCATACCAAAAGCATCGATAAACATAAACAATCCTATGAGCCGCAAGGGACCGGCGCCGATATTTACAGTATTCGGTTCAGGGATAAAAAAACCGATAATGGTTTCAGGAAACGGCACGACACAAAGTGCAAAGAACAGGAGCGCTCCCGCCCCTACCCGAGCCACCTCCCACCCCCATCTCTTCGCATCAGTTGGATCGTTTGCGCCCAATGCCTGACTAACAAGTGTTAATGCAGCGGTTCCTATGCCCATGGCAGGTAAAACCGCTACAAGCATGATATTTAAAACCACATTAAATGCGGCCAGCTCTTCCGTTCCGAGTAACCCAACAATTGTAAAAAAAACAACAAATCCCAAAAACATAAGGAAACTTCGCATACTTTCAGGTAAGGAAACTTTGATCAATGTTTGCATTCTTTGTTTATCTGGCAATCCTTGCAAAAATCCATTTTTGCGTGCATACTTTAAACCCAGGGTGATATTTGTTAACATACCGAAGAAAACGGCGAAAGTCGTTGCCAGGCCTGCCCCTGCGGTTTCAAGCCTTGGAAATCCCAAATTGCCAAAGATCAACAGGTAGTTGCAAAAGATATTCACTACCATTGTGACCAATAGCGAAAGCAGCGTCCACTTGGGCAGGCTGATGCCATTCCANNNNNNNNNNCCAATATGCCCGGAAGGATACATTGGTTCCTATCAAGATTATTGTAGGGATTCTGGGCCTCAGGTAAGCAAGCCCTTTTTCAGTCACGACAGGATCCTGATTCACCAGGGAATACAGAAAAGGTAAGATCATATATCCTAAAAGAGCCAACACTAAACCAACAATGGTAGATATAAGGATGCCGGCATTCAGATCGTACCCGGTCAAATGAGCCTTTCCCTCCCCGATCCGCCTTGCTACTAGCGCCTGCACACCAGCACTGATGCCCAGTAAAAACGAAATCAAAAGTAGGAAAATAAAGTTACCGATCCCCACGCTCGCCAAAGCAGCGTTGCCCAACCGACCTACCATTGCAGTGTCGATGAGGCTCATTAGATTTTGTGAAAGCATTCCCCCAACAATAGGTAACGATAAACCAAGTATTTTTTTTAGACGTGACTTTTCGATTGACAGGGTAATTTGAGGCATGAAATACCTGTTACGACCTTTTTGCTTTGATCTCGTGAGCTGAATAAATAAAATAATAAATATCGATTAACAAGAAACAAGAAAATAAATGTCTTTCAAAAGGTTGTGCTGAACCTGAAGAAGAGAATCTAATTAAATACAAGCACATTATAAAGGCCAAAATAGATTCCTACTGAATGACATACCTACCTTTCATTTATCAGTGTTAAATCCGTGTTAATCTGTAGCTAAAAATTATCTTACTTTTATGTGGCGCTTTATCCCCGATAATCAAACCAATTCTTTGTCCCTACCCTGAAACACGATTGATCTCATCCAATTCCCCTTGAGTGGGCTGATAACCTTTACCTGCTTTGTAGGTTTTTAATGATTCTGCAATTTGACTCATAAGATCAGGATTTTGTAACACATAGGAACTTTCATCGTCAGGAAGCTTGACGTCGAAAGGCAAACCTCTGCGCAAAGAGATTAGACTGTATAATATATTAATTACCTCCGAATGTGATATTCCTAATTTACTTAAAATCTCTTCGACGTTGTTTTTTAGTGCTGGATTTATTCGGGCGGTTACCGTTGTTTCTCTTGCCATATTTTTTCTCCAATTTAAAACAATGTAATACTAATGTATAAACAGTTACAACCTTTTGCTCTATGATTTTATCACTGCAACAGATCATTCAACTCCAACAAGCCTAACTAACTCAAGCCATGTGAGCACAGTTGAATCTTATATCAAACTCAGTTTACACTAACCAGTTTTCTAAACTGAGGTTCTCAATTCTATTGAAATGTTTACTGTTACCCGTTATTAATTTCGTGCATTTCGTTAAAACCGTTGCGGCTATTAAAATATCCGCATCTGGAAGCAGGGCACTATTTCTATAAAGATTAGATTTCAATTCCCCAAACTTTTTTAGGATTTCTAAATCAGTATCGATGATATCAATGGATAATAAAAATTCATCTACAACATTTTTGTTCTTTATTTTATTACTCGATCTTTCTGCACCATAATATAATTCACCAACGGTCATAAAAGAAATGGAGACTTGTTCATCGCTACTTAGTCTATTTTCTATTACAATGTTGTTGCCTCATAACAACTCTATGCATATGTCAGTGCCGATAAGAATCACAAATTCACTTCACGACCCAATGTGCGGTTCTCATAAATATCATTAATTATTTCCTGTGTTGATCTTTCATCATCCCATTCATTAGCTAGTTTTTTCCAAATGTTCAATTGTGTTTCTTTGGAGATATTTTTTTTCGTTTTTGCAAGATGATTGACTTCCTCTTGAACCCCTCGCTCTAAAAGTAATAATATTTCGTTATTGAGACTTCTTTTTCCCATTTGTGATAATGCCCGAATCTTCCTGACAATTTTTTCAGGAATATTTCTAACTGTTATATTCATGGTTTTTTCCTGTAAAAGGTCATAGATAATTATATTATAGTTATAAACTAGTTACATTTTAAATATTTGTGAGGATATATTAAGCTCGCATTGTGGCAATGTTCGGATGGTTCACATGACGACCAATCTTCTGATTGTTCGAGTGCGACAATCAAGATGAACAATGCAGCATTCTGTTATCTCCCACCATCAATCGATAGTACCTGACCCGTTATCCATTTGGCATAATCCGAGGCGAAAAAGAGGACGCCATTTGCAATATCGTCCGGTTCTCCCAGGCGTTTCAAGGCTATTTTATCAACAAGTGCTTTTTGTCCGGTTTCGCCATAGGATTGCCACTGTTTTTCCGTGTTGGGATTAGACCTGATAAATCCCGGTGCGATATTATTCACCGTAATCTGCCAGGGTCCCAATTCGTGGGCCAGTTGCTTCGTTAATCCGATTTGCGCCGCCTTGGCAGAAGTATAGGCTTGTATGCCGGTAAGACTGACGCCCAAACCCGCACCGCTGGAAATATTGATAATTCGACCATAACGCGCTGTTTTC contains:
- a CDS encoding orotidine 5'-phosphate decarboxylase, which produces IVAADFDPTKKGGREGVYDSVLALAETLKDLPLWIKINAIRRDWGSDITGDLHKLKFSVFADLKLSDIQETMKHDAAFLVKSSPEMITLNCATSSRKALKEFGNTVAGITKVVVQKILESKTWLAW
- a CDS encoding carbon starvation protein A — its product is MKALYMMLMALACLVPAYVWYGRFLVKRLKVDPDRPTPAHTMTDGVDYVPAKAPVLLGHHFASIAGASPIVGPIFAAVFGWIPVFLWIIFGSIFIGGVHDFASIMASVRHKSKSIGEIIHQYIGDLGKKLFLIFAWATLILVIAVFTILVARTFSNVPESATASMLFLGLAVFFGVAIYKWNLPIGPASILGVLLLLGCIALGIIFPLKLSVTTWTIILLGYIFVASVTPVWVLLQPRDYLNSFLLYMLILGAGIGILVANPEVHLAPLTSFKTSIGFMFPLLFVTVACGAVSGFHSMVASGTTSKQLDKESDAKVVAYGGMLIEAMLAVVSLIAAAVLTTEMYQSYIGPGGGGPITLFAESVGKFISSLGIPLHIGVTFTALAVSAFALTSLDTATRLTRFCFQEFFEQLLL
- a CDS encoding type III pantothenate kinase; amino-acid sequence: MDDLLLTIDVGNTHTVLAVFKHKELIINWRLSTSVTRTEDESWIAVKMLCDSGRIPVENIIDVVITSVVPETTQVYARMVENYLHFSPIIISSDLDLGIQIHYNDPHAVGADRLCNAISGFEKYGGPLIIVDFGTATTFDVIAENGDYLGGVIAPGVETSAMDLWRRAAKLFEVELRFPEKILGTNTETSMQSGIMYGAVEMVNGLARRLSEELKSDKEVQVIATGGLASVILQKTKVIKQFEPNLTLDGMRIIYERLKSKPEI
- a CDS encoding biotin--[acetyl-CoA-carboxylase] ligase; this encodes MEKIHLNSKLQCIGKQIYQFDSVTSTNDILLKLIQESKTSDQNRIPEGTIVLAEEQTAGRGRFNRTWQSSKGKGLWLSIYLAPRFLELPKAFLVTFCAATAVAQVVKDLFQLSPQIKWPNDVLLKGSKFCGILTDTKSEKNLLAQAILGIGINVNQNQDEFNEEAGVNATSLRIEHGEDIDRMKLLQRIIEKLDANYTLLKLKKFKDMLEDWKKFATFLGQSVTLIDGRMKKVGIATDIDENGGLILNCNGKEQIFYNGSLVL
- a CDS encoding zinc ribbon domain-containing protein, with the translated sequence MPIYEFRCQDCSKQISVLMRINDQPESFHCPSCNNTNLKKLLSRFASPKSEDARMESLADPSKWRGLDENDPKSMIDLMKKMGKEMGEEAGEEFDQMIEEAEEEAYKGNSSKGTDDNLYTPGELSG
- the accC gene encoding acetyl-CoA carboxylase biotin carboxylase subunit, with translation MFKKVLIANRGEIAVRIIRACHELGIEAVVIYSEPDRTSLHVQLAEEAYLVGKAQSSESYLKQDRILKIAKESGVDAIHPGYGFLAENAVFARSVEQAGIKFIGPKSKSIELMGDKTKARILAKELGVPTIPGTIEPIVDLEAANEIAKKLGFPVLLKAAAGGGGKGMRIVNEKSEFQSAFRGSQNEARSAFGDDRIYLEKYLVKPRHIEFQIIADSHGNTIHLLERECSIQRRHQKLVEESPCVGLTSELREKMGESAIELAKAANYENAGTIEFLVDAEWNYYFLEMNTRLQVEHPVTEAITGIDLVKEQLKIANGDKLEIIQKDVTANGHAIECRICSEDPRNNFMPSTGKIEYLFEPDGFGVRCDSGIYGGAQIYPYYDPLMAKLIVWGKTRNDAIDRMKRALKEYQVFGVDTCIPYFIELMDNEKFKMGEITTQFVEQENIMDLKDGDETIHFAGAVSSSLFHSTNQENGQRKMRSSTQRNMENWRRIGRLEGFSKP
- a CDS encoding STAS domain-containing protein; this encodes MKLYKHQDNNIVLVQALETRVDSNLAPDFKKELLASIVQDSPNIIIDLQNVEYMDSSGLGALLFGHRQAVHNKGIFVIINLKQQVKKLIEIAQLTRVLNICESEKQAIRIIKKS
- a CDS encoding MATE family efflux transporter, which produces MPQITLSIEKSRLKKILGLSLPIVGGMLSQNLMSLIDTAMVGRLGNAALASVGIGNFIFLLLISFLLGISAGVQALVARRIGEGKAHLTGYDLNAGILISTIVGLVLALLGYMILPFLYSLVNQDPVVTEKGLAYLRPRIPTIILIGTNVSFRAYW
- a CDS encoding type II toxin-antitoxin system RelB/DinJ family antitoxin: MARETTVTARINPALKNNVEEILSKLGISHSEVINILYSLISLRRGLPFDVKLPDDESSYVLQNPDLMSQIAESLKTYKAGKGYQPTQGELDEINRVSG
- a CDS encoding type II toxin-antitoxin system VapC family toxin gives rise to the protein MVIENRLSSDEQVSISFMTVGELYYGAERSSNKIKNKNVVDEFLLSIDIIDTDLEILKKFGELKSNLYRNSALLPDADILIAATVLTKCTKLITGNSKHFNRIENLSLENWLV